The following proteins come from a genomic window of Mycolicibacterium rufum:
- a CDS encoding YidH family protein codes for MTGQPLDANTRLAAERTRLAYERTLMVWIRTATGLIAFGFTIYQIFRYLSASERLRAPLVSPQVVGVVMIVVGLVSLVLAWVQHRRAIAALRTDFGPMPTSLAGILAALIAGLGVIALLGVTSRL; via the coding sequence ATGACAGGTCAGCCGCTGGACGCGAACACGCGCCTCGCCGCCGAGCGCACCCGGCTGGCCTACGAGCGGACGCTGATGGTGTGGATCCGCACGGCGACCGGGTTGATCGCGTTCGGGTTCACGATCTACCAGATCTTCCGGTACCTCTCGGCGTCGGAGCGGTTGCGCGCGCCGCTCGTCAGCCCGCAGGTCGTCGGCGTGGTGATGATCGTCGTCGGCCTGGTCTCGCTCGTCCTGGCGTGGGTGCAGCACCGCCGGGCGATCGCCGCGCTGCGCACGGATTTCGGTCCCATGCCCACCTCGTTGGCCGGGATCCTGGCCGCGCTCATCGCCGGACTCGGCGTCATCGCCCTGCTCGGTGTCACGTCGAGGCTGTGA
- a CDS encoding 4-hydroxy-3-methylbut-2-enyl diphosphate reductase, translated as MPPTVNMGIPGASRSALGTAPGQDAGKRVLLAEPRGYCAGVDRAVETVERALAKHGAPVYVRHEIVHNRYVVDTLTKAGAVFVEQTDEVPEGAIVVFSAHGVAPWVHTEAAERNLQTIDATCPLVTKVHNEAKRFARDDYDILLVGHEGHEEVVGTAGEAPDHVQVVDNPDAVDKVTVRDPDKVVWLSQTTLSVDETMETVRRLREKFPTLQDPPSDDICYATQNRQVAVKAMAPECQLVIVVGSRNSSNSVRLVEVALNAGADAAHLVDYAEDIDPQWLSGVATVGVTSGASVPEILVRGVLDRLAEYGYDTVQPVTTANETLVFALPREIRPART; from the coding sequence ATGCCGCCGACTGTCAACATGGGGATCCCGGGCGCCAGCCGATCCGCGCTGGGCACGGCTCCCGGCCAGGACGCCGGCAAGCGGGTGCTGCTGGCCGAACCCCGGGGATACTGCGCCGGCGTGGACCGTGCCGTGGAAACCGTCGAACGCGCGCTGGCCAAGCACGGCGCCCCGGTCTACGTGCGTCACGAGATCGTGCACAACCGCTACGTGGTCGACACGCTGACCAAGGCGGGCGCGGTGTTCGTCGAGCAGACCGACGAGGTGCCCGAGGGCGCCATCGTGGTGTTCTCCGCGCACGGCGTCGCGCCGTGGGTGCACACCGAGGCCGCCGAGCGCAACCTGCAGACCATCGACGCCACCTGCCCGCTGGTCACCAAGGTGCACAACGAGGCCAAGAGGTTCGCCCGCGACGACTACGACATCCTGCTGGTCGGGCACGAGGGCCACGAGGAGGTGGTGGGCACCGCTGGAGAGGCGCCCGACCACGTCCAGGTGGTCGACAACCCCGACGCGGTGGACAAGGTGACCGTGCGCGACCCGGACAAGGTGGTGTGGCTGTCGCAGACCACGCTGTCGGTCGACGAGACGATGGAGACCGTGCGCCGGCTGCGGGAGAAGTTCCCGACGCTGCAGGATCCGCCGAGCGACGACATCTGCTACGCCACCCAGAACCGCCAGGTCGCGGTCAAGGCGATGGCGCCCGAGTGCCAGCTGGTGATCGTCGTCGGCTCCCGCAACTCGTCGAACTCGGTGCGGCTGGTCGAGGTGGCCCTGAACGCCGGCGCCGACGCGGCCCATCTGGTCGACTACGCCGAGGACATCGACCCGCAGTGGCTGTCCGGGGTGGCGACGGTCGGCGTGACGTCGGGGGCGTCGGTCCCCGAGATCCTGGTGCGCGGCGTCCTCGACCGGTTGGCCGAGTACGGCTACGACACCGTGCAGCCCGTCACCACCGCCAACGAGACACTCGTGTTCGCGTTGCCCCGGGAGATCCGTCCCGCGCGGACGTAG
- a CDS encoding penicillin-binding transpeptidase domain-containing protein, with the protein MCPLRRVSAVLLVVLLLIAGCSDAGDRLRSTVQAFADALSRGDAAAAAKLTTDEAAAGKTLAALFDSLGKNVHVGVGAVRDDDGAGTFTLDTTWKFGRDNQIQWNYSGDGRAAADGDDWKIQWDATTVAPGLDKGPLSFSTLVAQPAARVLDRTGAELLTQHVVTLVDVAPGADVNAVAALLNPIAPTITPESLSADLAKGKPVTAVTLRDDDLAPIQAPLAALPGVTLRPQTRLLATDRALTSPTLAGLSELWQQRMDAAAGWAVTAQTAAGAQRVGGADAKPVGDIASTLDIGMQRAAEDALAPLTTPAVLVAIQPSTGNLLTVAQNAPADAQGPIALTGLYPPGSTFKTVTVSAALQAGQVTPDSVVGCPGTENIEDRQIPNDDDFDLGQVPLHTAFARSCNTTMGRLAVNLPPDGLTNAAAQLGLGIDYTAPGMTTVTGSVPVADTSALRVEEGIGQGKVTASPFGMALVAATLAHGSVPAPAIVAGQPGKADRTPSPLPADVDEQVRAMMRETITGGTATQLQDIPDLLGKTGTAEYIDDQHAHGWFVGIQGDLALAVFVSDAGSSTPAVEAAGRFLRAL; encoded by the coding sequence GTGTGCCCGCTGCGAAGAGTCTCCGCCGTCCTGCTCGTCGTCCTCCTCCTGATCGCCGGCTGCAGCGACGCGGGTGACCGCCTGCGCAGCACGGTGCAGGCGTTCGCCGACGCGCTCAGCCGCGGCGACGCGGCCGCCGCGGCGAAGCTCACCACCGACGAGGCCGCGGCAGGCAAGACCCTTGCGGCGCTGTTCGACAGCCTCGGCAAGAACGTGCACGTGGGTGTGGGCGCGGTCCGGGACGACGACGGAGCCGGGACGTTCACGTTGGACACCACGTGGAAGTTCGGGCGGGACAACCAGATCCAGTGGAACTACAGCGGCGACGGCCGCGCCGCCGCCGACGGCGACGACTGGAAGATCCAGTGGGACGCGACCACCGTCGCGCCGGGCCTCGACAAGGGGCCGCTGTCGTTCAGCACGCTGGTCGCGCAACCCGCCGCGCGGGTGCTGGACCGCACCGGGGCCGAGCTGCTCACCCAGCACGTCGTCACTCTCGTCGACGTCGCGCCCGGAGCCGACGTCAACGCCGTTGCCGCACTGCTGAATCCGATCGCGCCGACCATCACCCCCGAGTCGCTGAGCGCAGATCTCGCCAAGGGTAAGCCCGTCACCGCCGTCACGTTGCGCGATGACGACCTGGCCCCCATCCAGGCCCCGCTGGCCGCGCTGCCCGGCGTGACGCTGCGTCCGCAGACCCGGCTGCTGGCCACCGACCGCGCCCTGACGTCGCCGACGCTCGCGGGCCTTTCGGAGCTGTGGCAGCAGCGGATGGACGCCGCGGCCGGGTGGGCGGTGACCGCGCAGACCGCCGCGGGAGCGCAGCGGGTCGGCGGCGCGGACGCCAAGCCGGTGGGCGACATCGCCAGCACGCTCGACATCGGGATGCAGCGCGCCGCCGAGGACGCGCTGGCACCGCTGACCACCCCGGCGGTGCTGGTCGCGATCCAGCCGTCGACGGGCAACCTGCTGACCGTCGCGCAGAACGCCCCCGCGGATGCCCAGGGGCCGATCGCGCTGACCGGGCTGTACCCGCCCGGGTCCACGTTCAAGACCGTGACGGTGTCGGCGGCGCTGCAGGCCGGCCAGGTGACCCCCGACAGCGTCGTCGGGTGCCCCGGCACCGAGAACATCGAGGACAGGCAGATCCCCAATGACGACGACTTCGACCTCGGCCAGGTGCCGCTGCACACCGCGTTCGCCCGCTCGTGCAACACCACGATGGGCCGGCTCGCGGTGAACCTACCGCCCGACGGTTTGACGAACGCCGCCGCCCAGCTGGGTCTGGGCATCGACTACACCGCGCCGGGCATGACGACGGTGACGGGTTCGGTGCCGGTCGCCGACACGTCCGCGCTGCGGGTGGAGGAGGGCATCGGGCAGGGCAAGGTCACCGCGTCGCCGTTCGGGATGGCGCTGGTGGCCGCGACGCTGGCGCACGGCTCGGTGCCGGCGCCCGCGATCGTCGCCGGCCAGCCCGGCAAGGCCGACCGCACTCCGTCGCCGCTGCCCGCCGACGTCGACGAACAGGTCAGGGCCATGATGCGGGAGACCATCACCGGTGGCACCGCGACGCAGCTGCAGGACATCCCGGACCTGCTGGGCAAGACCGGCACGGCCGAATACATCGACGACCAGCACGCGCACGGCTGGTTCGTCGGGATCCAGGGCGACCTCGCGCTGGCCGTGTTCGTCAGCGACGCAGGCAGTTCCACGCCTGCGGTCGAAGCGGCGGGACGGTTCCTGCGGGCGTTGTAG
- a CDS encoding transcriptional regulator: protein MTAPRFDELIHPSTRLSLVATLAAADWADFGYLKDVLSLSDSALSKQLAVLEQAGYVITERRLDGARHKVRAQLSAAGRTAFDGHVAALRVLVSGGAQPSGGAGAAACTSGSPDAAFIRSNNST, encoded by the coding sequence GTGACGGCGCCGCGCTTCGACGAGCTGATCCATCCCAGCACGCGGCTGTCGCTGGTGGCAACCCTGGCCGCCGCCGATTGGGCCGACTTCGGTTATCTCAAAGACGTTCTCTCGCTATCAGATTCGGCGTTGTCCAAGCAGCTTGCAGTGCTGGAGCAGGCCGGTTACGTCATCACCGAACGTCGCCTGGACGGCGCCCGCCACAAGGTGCGCGCGCAACTGAGTGCGGCCGGCCGCACCGCCTTCGACGGCCACGTCGCGGCGTTGCGTGTCCTCGTCTCCGGCGGCGCTCAGCCCTCGGGCGGGGCGGGGGCGGCGGCGTGCACCAGCGGCTCGCCCGACGCGGCCTTCATCCGGTCGAACAACTCGACGTAG
- a CDS encoding lipid droplet-associated protein → MATAPYGVRLLVGAAVTALEETRKLPQTILMYPMTVASQIAQLVMKVQQDVAVLVIKGDETLETIFPPKDEQPEWATFDEDLADAPQSEGGDVVPLPVRDGERLTEGRFALFSEEPEGPNTTATPGSEPAAADAPEIVTEIDYESLTLAQLRARLTSLRISDLEALLSYEESTKARAPFQTLLANRITRASAK, encoded by the coding sequence ATGGCAACTGCACCGTACGGGGTCCGTCTGCTGGTGGGTGCAGCGGTGACCGCGCTCGAGGAGACCCGCAAGCTCCCGCAGACGATCCTGATGTACCCGATGACCGTCGCGAGTCAGATCGCCCAGCTCGTGATGAAGGTGCAGCAGGACGTCGCGGTCCTGGTGATCAAGGGCGACGAGACCCTCGAGACGATCTTCCCACCCAAGGACGAGCAGCCCGAGTGGGCGACGTTCGACGAGGATCTGGCGGACGCGCCGCAGAGCGAGGGCGGTGACGTGGTACCGCTGCCGGTGCGCGACGGCGAGCGGCTGACCGAGGGCCGCTTCGCGCTGTTCAGCGAGGAGCCCGAGGGACCGAACACGACCGCGACCCCCGGTTCCGAGCCGGCGGCGGCCGACGCCCCGGAGATCGTCACCGAGATCGACTACGAGAGCCTGACGCTGGCGCAGCTGCGCGCCCGTCTCACCTCGCTGCGGATCTCCGACCTGGAGGCTCTGCTGAGCTACGAGGAGTCGACGAAGGCGCGCGCCCCGTTCCAGACGCTGCTGGCCAACAGGATCACCCGCGCGTCGGCGAAGTGA
- a CDS encoding formylglycine-generating enzyme family protein yields MTEDLVWIPPQTAVVGSDDHYPEEGPAREVTVDGFWMQPHPVTNAQFEEFVVATGYVTVAERPLDPRDFPGAPPENVQPGSMVFARTDGPVDLRHLNLWWRWTPGASWRHPRGPRSSTRGREDHPVVHIAFDDADAYAQWAGCALPTEAEWEVAARGGLAHTVYTWGDEPEGPDRRLANYWHGLFPYLPDRGYGRSTPVGSFPPNGYGLFDMAGNVWEWTTDWYGATRDEQPCCAADTYDLLQPGVAVPRRVIKGGSFLCADSYCKRYRPAARRPQQVDTGMSHIGFRCVKR; encoded by the coding sequence GTGACCGAGGACCTGGTCTGGATCCCACCCCAGACCGCGGTCGTGGGATCCGACGACCACTACCCGGAGGAGGGACCCGCGCGGGAGGTCACCGTCGACGGGTTCTGGATGCAGCCCCACCCGGTGACCAATGCCCAGTTCGAGGAGTTCGTCGTCGCGACGGGCTACGTCACCGTCGCGGAGCGTCCGCTCGATCCCCGGGACTTCCCGGGGGCGCCGCCGGAGAACGTGCAACCGGGTTCGATGGTGTTCGCGCGCACCGACGGCCCGGTCGATCTGCGCCACCTGAACCTGTGGTGGCGGTGGACACCGGGCGCGAGCTGGCGCCACCCGCGCGGACCGCGCTCCTCGACCCGGGGCCGCGAAGACCATCCGGTGGTGCACATCGCGTTCGACGACGCCGACGCCTACGCGCAGTGGGCCGGCTGCGCGTTGCCGACGGAGGCCGAGTGGGAGGTCGCGGCCCGCGGCGGACTGGCGCACACCGTGTACACCTGGGGCGACGAACCGGAGGGCCCCGACCGTCGGCTGGCCAACTACTGGCACGGCCTGTTCCCGTATCTGCCCGACCGCGGCTACGGGCGCAGCACCCCGGTCGGATCGTTCCCGCCCAACGGCTACGGACTGTTCGACATGGCGGGCAACGTGTGGGAGTGGACGACCGACTGGTACGGCGCCACCCGCGACGAGCAGCCGTGCTGCGCCGCCGACACCTACGACCTCCTCCAGCCCGGGGTCGCCGTGCCGCGAAGGGTCATCAAGGGCGGTTCGTTCCTGTGCGCCGACAGCTACTGCAAGCGTTACCGGCCCGCCGCCCGCCGCCCGCAGCAGGTGGATACGGGCATGAGCCACATCGGTTTTCGCTGTGTCAAACGATAA
- a CDS encoding HAD family hydrolase → MSVAELASWNDGSAKSAIIEFVAQVEREVAPEERVAVFDNDGTLWCEKPAYVQLDFLVRRLAEQAAADPSLAGAQPYLAAASGDLAWFGDAVTQHYNGDDSAMKVLARGILSAYAGMTVDEHAEHVTTFFARARHPVLGRPYTECGYAPMIELLRHLEAHGFTTYIASGGGRDFMRPVTTAMYGIPPERVIGSSVGLDFTDGHLRTTATPEFLDDGPVKPVRIWGRTGRRPIFAAGNSNGDIEMLQFTDAGPGPSLSLLVRHDDVAREFDYVAGAEKALGLAPRRGWVVSSIRDDWATVFS, encoded by the coding sequence GTGAGCGTGGCCGAACTCGCGTCCTGGAACGACGGATCCGCGAAGTCGGCGATCATCGAGTTCGTGGCCCAGGTCGAGCGCGAGGTCGCCCCCGAGGAACGTGTCGCGGTGTTCGACAACGACGGCACGCTGTGGTGTGAGAAGCCGGCGTACGTCCAGCTGGACTTCCTGGTGCGCCGGCTCGCCGAGCAGGCCGCGGCCGATCCGTCGCTGGCCGGGGCGCAGCCCTACCTGGCCGCCGCCTCCGGGGACCTGGCCTGGTTCGGCGATGCGGTGACGCAGCACTACAACGGCGACGACTCCGCGATGAAAGTGCTTGCCCGGGGCATCCTTTCGGCGTACGCGGGAATGACGGTCGACGAACACGCCGAGCACGTCACGACGTTCTTCGCCCGGGCCCGCCACCCGGTGCTGGGCCGGCCCTACACCGAATGCGGCTACGCGCCGATGATCGAGCTGCTGCGCCATCTCGAGGCGCACGGGTTCACCACCTACATCGCCTCCGGCGGCGGCCGCGACTTCATGCGTCCGGTCACCACCGCGATGTACGGCATCCCGCCCGAGCGGGTGATCGGCAGCTCGGTGGGCCTGGATTTCACCGACGGGCATCTGCGGACGACGGCGACGCCGGAGTTCCTCGACGACGGTCCGGTCAAGCCGGTGCGGATCTGGGGGCGCACCGGACGGCGCCCGATCTTCGCCGCGGGAAACTCCAACGGGGACATCGAGATGCTGCAGTTCACCGACGCCGGGCCGGGGCCGTCGCTGTCGCTGCTGGTGCGCCACGACGACGTTGCGCGCGAGTTCGACTACGTCGCCGGCGCGGAGAAGGCACTCGGCCTCGCGCCGCGGCGGGGCTGGGTCGTGAGCAGCATCCGCGACGACTGGGCCACGGTCTTCTCGTGA
- the xseA gene encoding exodeoxyribonuclease VII large subunit, with product MDSAPGQSPENPFPVRGVAIRVAGWIDKLGAVWVEGQIAQLTLRPNSNTAYITLRDPAADMSLSLTCPRDLVTNAPVKMTDGTQVIVYGKPNFYTGRGTFSLRVSDIRAVGVGELLARIERLRRLLDAEGLFDPRLKRPIPFLPGTIGLITGRASAAEHDIMAVASGRWPAVRFEVRNTVVQGPNAVPQIVEALRALDAHPDVDVIVLARGGGSVEDLLPFSDETLCREIVRCTTPVVSAIGHEPDNPLCDLVADLRAATPTDAAKRIVPDTAAEQALVGDLRRRSARALRNWVNREQHTLAQLRSRPVLARPLEAITARAEEIHRARRAARRDITRLLGAESERVGHLAARLTTLGPAATLARGYAVVQAVRADGVPHVLHAVADAPAGTRLRVRVSDGAITAVSEGAVGGGE from the coding sequence GTGGACAGTGCGCCCGGGCAGTCGCCGGAGAACCCGTTTCCCGTCCGCGGCGTCGCGATCCGCGTCGCGGGCTGGATCGACAAGCTCGGCGCGGTGTGGGTGGAGGGGCAGATCGCGCAGCTGACGCTGCGGCCGAACTCCAACACCGCCTACATCACGCTGCGTGACCCGGCCGCCGACATGTCGCTGTCGCTGACGTGCCCGCGGGACCTGGTCACCAACGCCCCGGTGAAGATGACCGACGGCACGCAGGTGATCGTCTACGGCAAGCCGAATTTCTACACCGGCCGTGGCACGTTCTCGCTGCGCGTCAGCGACATCCGGGCGGTGGGCGTCGGGGAACTGCTGGCCCGCATCGAACGGCTGCGCCGACTGCTCGATGCCGAGGGTCTGTTCGACCCGCGACTCAAGCGGCCGATCCCGTTCCTGCCCGGCACCATCGGGCTGATCACCGGCCGCGCGTCGGCGGCCGAACACGACATCATGGCGGTGGCGTCGGGCCGCTGGCCTGCGGTCCGCTTCGAGGTGCGCAACACCGTGGTGCAGGGGCCGAACGCGGTCCCGCAGATCGTCGAGGCGCTGCGTGCGCTCGACGCCCATCCGGACGTCGACGTGATCGTGCTGGCGCGCGGCGGTGGCAGCGTCGAGGATCTGCTGCCGTTCTCCGACGAGACGCTGTGCCGCGAGATCGTCCGCTGCACCACGCCGGTGGTCAGCGCGATCGGCCACGAACCCGACAATCCGCTGTGCGACCTCGTCGCCGACCTGCGCGCGGCCACCCCGACCGACGCGGCGAAGCGGATCGTGCCCGACACCGCCGCCGAGCAGGCGCTGGTCGGCGATCTGCGTCGGCGCAGCGCCCGGGCGCTGCGCAACTGGGTCAACCGCGAGCAGCACACGCTGGCCCAACTGCGCAGCCGGCCGGTCCTGGCCCGGCCGCTGGAGGCGATCACCGCCCGCGCCGAGGAGATCCACCGGGCCCGACGGGCCGCGCGGCGCGACATCACCCGGCTGCTGGGCGCCGAATCCGAGCGGGTGGGACACCTTGCGGCGCGGCTCACCACGCTGGGTCCGGCGGCGACGCTGGCGCGCGGCTATGCGGTGGTCCAGGCGGTGCGCGCCGACGGTGTGCCGCATGTGCTGCACGCCGTCGCGGACGCCCCCGCCGGGACGCGGTTGCGCGTGCGAGTGTCCGACGGAGCGATCACAGCCGTCAGCGAGGGTGCAGTGGGAGGCGGAGAATGA
- a CDS encoding arylsulfatase, with amino-acid sequence MPDGKPNILVIWGDDIGISNLSCYSRGMMGYFTPNIDRIADEGMLFTDSYGEQSCTAGRSSFITGQSVYRTGMSKVGMPGVDIGLQKEDPTIAELLKPLGYATGQFGKNHLGDLNKYLPTAHGFDEFFGNLYHLNAEEEPEHEDYPTAEEAPLLRRALLPRGVIHSWATEEDSGEIDERYGPVGKQRIEDTGPLTKLRMETIDDETTTACADFIRRQHDGGTPFFVWMNMTHMHFRTHTKPESRGQAGRWQSPYHDTMIDHDRNVGTLLDLLDELGIAEDTIVIYSTDNGPHANSWPDGATTPFRSEKATNWEGAFRVPELIRWPGKIAAGSVSNEIVQHHDWLPTFLAAAGDPDIVDKLKAGHTIGDMTYHVHIDGYNLLPYLTGEVDESPRRGMIYFSDDGDVLGIRADNWKIVFMEQRCPGTLQVWFEPFTRLRAPKLFNLRTDPFERADVTSNTYWDWMIDRLFLMFYATAIVNQFLGTFREFPPRQEPASFTIDNAVEELEKFLATGGG; translated from the coding sequence ATGCCTGACGGAAAACCCAACATCCTGGTCATCTGGGGAGATGACATCGGCATCTCCAACCTGAGTTGCTACAGCCGCGGAATGATGGGCTATTTCACGCCCAACATCGACCGGATCGCCGACGAGGGCATGCTGTTCACCGACTCCTACGGCGAGCAGAGCTGCACCGCCGGGCGGTCGTCGTTCATCACCGGGCAGAGCGTGTACCGCACCGGGATGAGCAAGGTCGGCATGCCCGGGGTCGACATCGGGTTGCAGAAGGAGGACCCGACGATCGCCGAGCTGCTCAAGCCGCTCGGCTACGCCACCGGCCAGTTCGGCAAGAACCATCTGGGTGACCTCAACAAGTACCTGCCGACGGCGCACGGATTCGACGAGTTCTTTGGAAACCTCTACCACCTCAACGCCGAAGAGGAGCCCGAGCACGAGGACTACCCGACCGCCGAGGAGGCGCCGCTGCTGCGCCGGGCGCTGCTCCCCCGCGGCGTGATCCACTCCTGGGCCACCGAGGAGGACTCCGGCGAGATCGACGAGCGCTACGGCCCGGTCGGCAAGCAGCGCATCGAGGACACCGGCCCGCTGACCAAGCTGCGGATGGAGACCATCGACGACGAAACCACCACGGCGTGCGCTGATTTCATCCGCCGCCAGCACGACGGCGGTACCCCGTTCTTCGTCTGGATGAACATGACGCACATGCATTTCCGGACGCACACCAAGCCGGAGAGCCGGGGTCAGGCGGGCCGCTGGCAGTCGCCGTACCACGACACGATGATCGACCACGACCGCAATGTGGGCACGCTGCTCGACCTGCTGGACGAACTCGGCATCGCCGAGGACACCATCGTCATCTACTCGACCGACAACGGCCCGCACGCCAACAGCTGGCCCGACGGCGCCACCACTCCGTTCCGCAGCGAGAAGGCCACCAACTGGGAGGGCGCCTTCCGGGTCCCGGAGCTGATCCGTTGGCCGGGCAAGATCGCGGCGGGCTCGGTGTCCAACGAGATCGTGCAACACCACGACTGGCTGCCGACGTTTCTGGCGGCCGCGGGCGACCCCGACATCGTCGACAAGCTCAAGGCGGGGCACACCATCGGCGACATGACCTATCACGTGCACATCGACGGCTACAACCTGCTGCCGTACCTGACCGGTGAGGTCGACGAGAGCCCGCGGCGAGGCATGATCTACTTCTCCGACGACGGCGACGTGCTGGGCATCCGCGCGGACAACTGGAAGATCGTCTTCATGGAGCAGCGCTGCCCCGGAACGCTGCAGGTGTGGTTCGAACCCTTCACCAGGCTGCGCGCGCCGAAGCTGTTCAACCTGCGCACCGATCCGTTCGAGAGAGCCGACGTCACCTCGAACACGTACTGGGACTGGATGATCGACAGGCTCTTCCTGATGTTCTACGCGACGGCGATCGTGAACCAGTTCCTCGGGACCTTCCGGGAATTCCCGCCCCGGCAGGAACCCGCGTCGTTCACGATCGACAACGCGGTCGAGGAACTCGAGAAGTTCCTGGCGACCGGCGGCGGGTGA
- a CDS encoding exodeoxyribonuclease VII small subunit, with the protein MKPISKLGYEEARDELIEVVQQLEHGGLDLDASLKLWERGEELAKCCEEHLAGARKRVEDALASGDGDER; encoded by the coding sequence ATGAAGCCTATTAGCAAGCTGGGCTACGAAGAGGCGCGCGACGAGCTGATCGAGGTGGTGCAGCAGCTCGAACACGGCGGCCTCGATCTGGATGCATCGCTGAAGCTGTGGGAGCGCGGCGAGGAACTGGCCAAATGCTGCGAAGAACACTTAGCTGGCGCCCGCAAGCGGGTCGAGGATGCACTGGCGTCCGGCGACGGTGACGAGCGCTGA
- a CDS encoding SRPBCC family protein, producing the protein MTELKRAESIAVAVPPEELYALVSDVTNMGQWSPICKACWWDDGDGPRVGAWFTGRNELPERTWETRSQVVAADPGREFAWEVNNGWVRWGYTFEPDGDGTRLTEHWDFLPAGIAGFRERFGDAAEEEIAKRSEAARTGIPATLAAIKESAESR; encoded by the coding sequence GTGACGGAGCTGAAGAGAGCAGAGTCGATCGCGGTGGCCGTGCCGCCGGAGGAGCTCTACGCGTTGGTGTCCGACGTGACGAACATGGGGCAGTGGAGCCCGATCTGCAAGGCGTGCTGGTGGGACGACGGCGACGGACCCCGCGTCGGCGCCTGGTTCACCGGGCGCAACGAACTGCCCGAGCGCACGTGGGAGACCCGCAGCCAGGTCGTCGCCGCCGACCCGGGACGCGAGTTCGCCTGGGAGGTCAACAACGGCTGGGTGCGTTGGGGCTACACCTTCGAGCCCGACGGGGACGGCACCCGGCTCACCGAGCACTGGGACTTCCTGCCTGCCGGCATCGCCGGGTTCCGCGAGCGGTTCGGCGACGCGGCCGAGGAGGAGATCGCCAAGCGCAGCGAGGCGGCCCGCACCGGCATCCCCGCCACCCTCGCGGCCATCAAGGAGTCGGCCGAGTCCCGCTGA
- a CDS encoding 3-beta-hydroxysteroid dehydrogenase, with translation MGDAAMTTTLGRVLVTGGSGFVGANLVSTLLDRGHEVRSFDRAPSPLPTHPRLEVLEGDITDPEVVARAVDGIDTVIHTAAIIDLMGGASVTEEYRRRSFAVNVTGTQNLVQAAQKAGTQRFVYTASNSVVMGGQRISGGDETLPYTERFNDLYTETKVAAEKYVLSQNGVSGMLTCSIRPSGIWGRGDQTMFRKVFESVLAGHVKVLVGSEKVKLDNSYVHNLIHGFILAAEHLVPGGTAPGQAYFINDGEPINMFEFSRPVVEACGEPWPKVRVPGRLVWFAMTVWQVLHFRFGLPKPLLEPLAVERLYLDNYFSIAKAERDLGYRPLFTTEQALQQCLPYYVELFDRMKAASGEPLVHAAAPAPPEG, from the coding sequence ATGGGTGATGCAGCGATGACGACCACACTCGGCCGGGTCCTGGTGACCGGCGGATCCGGCTTCGTGGGCGCGAACCTGGTGAGCACGCTCCTGGACCGCGGCCACGAGGTGCGCTCCTTCGACCGGGCACCCTCCCCGCTACCGACCCACCCCCGACTGGAGGTGCTCGAGGGCGACATCACCGATCCCGAGGTGGTCGCGCGCGCGGTCGACGGAATCGACACCGTCATCCACACCGCGGCGATCATCGACCTGATGGGCGGCGCCTCGGTCACCGAGGAGTACCGCCGGCGCAGCTTCGCGGTCAACGTCACCGGCACCCAGAACCTGGTGCAGGCCGCACAGAAGGCGGGCACCCAACGGTTCGTCTACACCGCGTCCAACAGCGTGGTGATGGGCGGTCAGCGCATCTCCGGAGGCGACGAGACCCTGCCCTACACCGAGCGGTTCAACGACCTCTACACCGAGACGAAGGTGGCCGCGGAGAAGTACGTGCTGTCCCAGAACGGGGTGTCGGGCATGCTCACCTGCTCGATCCGGCCCAGCGGCATCTGGGGCCGCGGCGACCAGACGATGTTTCGCAAGGTGTTCGAGAGCGTGCTGGCCGGCCACGTCAAGGTGCTGGTCGGCAGCGAGAAGGTCAAGCTCGACAACTCCTACGTGCACAACCTGATTCACGGGTTCATCCTCGCGGCCGAGCATCTCGTGCCCGGCGGGACGGCGCCTGGCCAGGCCTACTTCATCAACGACGGTGAACCGATCAACATGTTCGAGTTCTCCCGTCCGGTGGTGGAGGCCTGCGGCGAGCCGTGGCCGAAGGTGCGGGTGCCCGGCCGGCTGGTGTGGTTCGCGATGACGGTGTGGCAGGTCCTGCATTTCCGCTTCGGCCTGCCCAAGCCGCTGCTGGAACCGCTTGCGGTGGAACGGCTCTACCTCGACAACTACTTCTCCATCGCCAAGGCCGAGCGGGACCTGGGCTATCGGCCGCTGTTCACCACCGAGCAGGCGCTGCAGCAGTGCCTGCCGTACTACGTCGAGTTGTTCGACCGGATGAAGGCCGCGTCGGGCGAGCCGCTGGTGCACGCCGCCGCCCCCGCCCCGCCCGAGGGCTGA